A stretch of Komagataella phaffii GS115 chromosome 2, complete sequence DNA encodes these proteins:
- a CDS encoding Methyltransferase required for synthesis of diphthamide: MLYLIGLGLSYETDITVRGLQTVKKCKRVYLEAYTSILMAADQDSLSKFYGKDVILADRELVETGSDDILEGADKDDIAFLVVGDPFGATTHTDLVIRARELGIKVEAIHNASVMNAVGACGLQLYQFGQTISMVFFTDSWKPDSFYEKIMGNRKLGLHTLILLDIKVKEQSFENMMKGKLIYEPPRYMNIATAAQQLIEVEETKKEQAYTENTPCVAVSRLGAPTQKFKAGTLKELASYDSGEPLHSLVMLGRQLHDLELEYLYEYCDDKEKFREFVLQDQEFFKPPPYVAPEEEWSD, translated from the coding sequence ATGCTGTATTTAATCGGCCTTGGATTGTCATATGAGACGGATATCACCGTAAGAGGTCTACAGACGGTCAAGAAATGCAAAAGAGTCTATTTGGAAGCTTACACTTCCATATTGATGGCAGCTGACCAAGACAGTTTGTCAAAGTTCTACGGTAAGGATGTCATCTTGGCTGACAGGGAACTAGTGGAAACTGGATCTGACGACATATTGGAGGGAGCTGACAAAGATGACATTGCATTTCTGGTGGTCGGGGATCCGTTTGGTGCCACGACACACACTGATCTGGTGATCAGAGCTAGGGAGTTGGGCATCAAGGTTGAGGCCATCCACAATGCATCAGTTATGAATGCTGTAGGTGCCTGTGGTTTGCAACTATACCAGTTCGGACAAACTATCTCTATGGTCTTCTTCACTGATTCATGGAAACCAGACTCATTTTATGAAAAGATTATGGGAAACAGAAAGTTGGGTCTACACACTCTGATCCTTTTGGATATCAAAGTAAAAGAACAGTCATTTGAGAACATGATGAAGGGAAAACTGATCTATGAACCACCAAGATACATGAACATTGCAACTGCTGCACAACAGTTAATAGAAGTTGAGgaaaccaagaaagaacagGCATACACTGAGAATACTCCTTGTGTGGCAGTTTCCAGATTGGGAGCTCCAACCCAGAAATTCAAGGCCGGTacgttgaaagaattggcCTCTTATGACAGCGGTGAGCCATTGCACTCGCTCGTGATGCTGGGAAGGCAACTACATGACCTGGAATTAGAGTATTTGTACGAGTACTGtgatgataaagaaaagttCCGTGAGTTCGTACTCCAAGACCAAGAATTCTTCAAGCCTCCTCCATACGTTGCCccagaagaagaatggAGTGACTAA
- a CDS encoding Regulatory subunit of acetolactate synthase: MQRSSMYARICTSTELTIEFGTPESLIIVNKVQNLDLQCLSPNHTQVMYSFREDSSLSASLAINVDPNLVIRNNTSDLIVEMQNVYSSNKEFNFDMPGTEQDPLNDNCLATSFQPDFETNIFMGSSTESEVTTHQRIISQDPQQAQRADSNESFDTSPKAGSHIICFQLDNRSSFKEANPGLVNPFETTPPLREDLLLSLPPQNFISTYLLKNRGDDGVGVNEHVSETKPVNMDEIGPTGNNIDDFSSSFTAENMRHTSVVLLNSSEFCTEISQQLDFLKEQQEFEESNSVVSNQHSLASPEEECSLASLRIPNNISLHHLKKESKFHYATQNQGYLTTYSPRVYRTPKNNKNGTQGMCPYCVFDCSDVEEQNLLFFGMKDSSYVHHLGKNHGIYADGSVMPDPMFIIPNYAFTEAKRGKKKKSQGSSETKTVIANGAICPNPSCVEGTRHIIPIKVGDQMQGSRSSNKFLAYLRHHYEQHKKDTRVTNKSIAYVKQKMRHQ, from the coding sequence AAATCTTGATCTACAATGTCTATCACCAAACCATACTCAAGTCATGTATTCATTTAGGGAGGATTCCTCATTGTCCGCCAGTTTAGCTATAAACGTGGACCCCAATCTTGTCATTCGCAACAACACGTCCGATCTGATAGTAGAGATGCAGAACGTGTACAGTTCGaacaaagagttcaactttgatatGCCAGGTACAGAGCAAGATCCGTTAAATGACAATTGTCTTGCAACTAGCTTTCAACCTGACTTTGAAACCAATATTTTTATGGGCTCCTCTACTGAAAGTGAGGTGACGACACACCAACGTATAATTAGCCAGGATCCCCAACAGGCCCAAAGAGCAGATTCGAATGAAAGCTTCGACACAAGTCCAAAAGCGGGCAGTCACATTATatgttttcaattggaCAACCGAAGTAGTTTCAAGGAAGCCAATCCAGGATTAGTCAATCCGTTCGAAACTACCCCACCATTGAGAGAAGACCTATTGTTATCCCTCCCGCctcaaaatttcatctcCACATACCTTCTAAAAAATAGAGGGGATGACGGGGTGGGAGTTAATGAGCATGTCTCTGAGACGAAACCAGTCAATATGGATGAGATTGGTCCAACTGGAAACAATATCGATGATTTCTCGTCCAGTTTCACAGCAGAAAATATGAGGCATACTAGCGTTGTTTTACTGAACAGCAGTGAATTCTGCACAGAGATCAGTCAACAActagattttttgaaagaacaacAGGAGTTCGAAGAGTCAAACAGTGTGGTTTCCAACCAGCACTCCCTGGCCTCCCCAGAAGAGGAGTGCTCACTTGCTAGCCTCAGGATTCCCAACAATATCTCATTGCATcacttgaagaaggaatcaaaatttcacTATGCAACTCAAAACCAGGGATATTTGACCACATACTCTCCTCGGGTCTATAGGACACCcaagaacaacaaaaatGGAACTCAAGGGATGTGCCCCTACTGTGTTTTCGATTGCTCAGATGTTGAAGAGCAGAACTTACTTTTCTTCGGAATGAAAGATTCAAGCTACGTTCATCATTTGGGCAAAAATCACGGCATATATGCAGATGGAAGTGTAATGCCTGATCCCATGTTCATTATACCTAATTATGCTTTCACTGAAGCCAAACGGggcaagaagaagaaatctCAAGGGTCCTCGGAGACAAAAACCGTAATCGCCAATGGGGCCATATGTCCTAACCCATCATGTGTTGAGGGAACGAGGCATATCATTCCAATCAAAGTCGGAGATCAGATGCAGGGTTCAAGAAGTTCTAACAAGTTTCTAGCCTATCTCAGACACCACTACGAGCAGCATAAGAAGGATACTCGAGTGACTAATAAATCGATAGCATATGTCAAACAGAAAATGAGACATCAATGA
- a CDS encoding Component of CORVET tethering complex, whose amino-acid sequence MDLSIEEVQLEFHIKGKTVDLQVNSNILDLVLENGTIYTIDLSRPENVSTIQLPISAGTQVVGSFSDYKGCHLIVKTKSLDYFYVNRKSKSAISLKKLKNLDLIGIKFSDELVGHSTTGPFLVFDEQNVYETCINLNSNKIERYFKNVHHDKSIVDVFWTLKNAVDLDIIIFTKTGISTYKDKLEKIHHNSSNFVSVFKKNIGFEELSIRKVYTDDKTYAILTDLGFQLENVKVSLPSNVKASDIKSFSLTKYHVLVMTKHNDIILINSLNSTISARQSAPEAVRLSTDSYSSSYWQFNEDSIYEIIINNEAKDIWRILLAQKKFDEALDMVSNDKLNRDLILIEKGKNHLELKKYSEGAKILAMTSYNFETITLQLLELKEYDSLLLYLTTKLESFPTKKFQMQKVILSCSCIKLLIQMLSDKSLSEEESKNIHTKFQSFVNKFKDSLDKETVYQLLIPHNLNEDLLYFANLIKDYDFVLGYYVGLSKWKDAIKIIAIQNDPVIVYKYATVLLLNEPNETINTWMKMIENLDIHKLIPSLLTYNRSVSKRIDISNNQAIRFLSYFIRFTGSPDNVVHNTFLTMIISYPNSDETLSLKYLEDNVHPDGKISIYFDADLILRLCNRFKRIESMVQLYSMLDQYQNAIQLALDNDLLWKSTQIAEKQDIDDKLRKKLWLQISRKMIFNIISNRKFQTDLITYDTDEIGEKIKKTLSFLLGKCDMLTIKDLLPLFPDFVVIDNFKKEIVQSLEDYSKEMKLLSQEMDESADISETIKKELAEFKNDSFQIIEPKESCSVCNRILITRKFMIFPCGHSFHQDCLVASILESNDYKLKSQISSIEKRMSSKRESRAELREEIDKLLSGKCCLCSDLKINSIEDPFISVSDKDDWQL is encoded by the coding sequence ATGGACCTATCAATAGAAGAAGTTCAACTAGAATTCCACATCAAGGGAAAAACAGTTGACCTTCAAGTCAACAGTAACATTCTTGATCTGGTTTTGGAGAATGGTACCATTTACACAATTGACTTGAGTAGGCCCGAAAACGTCTCAACTATACAATTACCGATAAGTGCAGGTACCCAAGTTGTCGGCTCGTTTAGTGACTATAAGGGCTGCCATCTAATTGTCAAAACCAAGAGTCTGGACTACTTTTATGTGAACAGGAAATCCAAAAGTGCAAtctcattgaaaaagctcAAGAATTTAGATCTTATTGGCATTAAGTTTAGTGATGAACTGGTAGGCCATTCGACGACAGGGCCGtttcttgtctttgatgaacaaaATGTCTATGAGACCTGCATCAACCTGAATTCCAATAAAATAGAAAggtatttcaaaaatgtgCATCACGACAAGTCCATCGTTGATGTGTTCTGGACGTTAAAGAACGCCGTAGATTTGGATATCATCATATTTACAAAGACAGGGATATCAACCTACAAAGATAAGTTAGAAAAAATTCATCACAATTCGTCCAATTTTGTCAGCgtgttcaaaaaaaatattggatttgaagagctTTCCATCAGGAAGGTATATACCGATGATAAAACATATGCGATCTTGACAGATCTGGgattccaattggaaaacGTAAAAGTTTCATTACCGTCAAATGTAAAAGCATCCGACATCAAATCGTTTTCTTTGACCAAGTATCACGTTCTAGTCATGACTAAGCACAACGATATTATACTGATCAATAGTTTGAATTCAACTATTAGTGCGAGACAATCCGCTCCCGAGGCGGTAAGATTATCAACTGATAGCTACTCTTCCAGTTATTGGCAGTTCAATGAAGACTCCATTTATGAAATCATCATTAACAACGAGGCGAAGGATATTTGGAGGATTCTACTTGCTCAAAAAAAGTTCGATGAAGCACTAGATATGGTCTCCAACGATAAGTTGAACAGAGACTTGATTCTTATagagaaaggaaaaaacCACTTGGAGCTGAAGAAATACTCAGAAGGTGCTAAAATTTTAGCCATGACTTCCTATAATTTTGAGACCATCACCTTACAACTCCTGGAACTCAAGGAGTACGACAGTTTACTACTATACTTAACTACCAAATTGGAGTCATTTCCGACAAAGAAGTTTCAAATGCAAAAAGTCATATTAAGTTGTTCATGCATAAAGTTGCTTATTCAGATGCTTTCAGATAAATCTTTATCCGAGGAAGAATCGAAGAACATTCACACCAAGTTTCAGTCTTTTGtcaacaagttcaaagattcaTTGGATAAGGAAACTGTTTACCAGCTATTGATACCTCACAACTTGAACGAGGATCTCTTGTATTTTGCcaatttgatcaaagattATGATTTCGTATTGGGTTACTATGTGGGCCTTTCGAAATGGAAGGATGCCATTAAGATAATTGCTATCCAAAATGATCCAGTTATTGTATACAAATATGCCACTGTCCTGCTTTTGAACGAACCAAATGAGACTATTAACACGTGgatgaaaatgattgaaaacttggacATTCACAAGCTAATTCCTTCCTTATTGACATACAACAGATCAGTCTCGAAGAGAATTGATATATCAAATAATCAAGCAATCAGGTTCTTGAGCTATTTTATTCGGTTCACAGGAAGCCCTGATAATGTGGTTCATAACACATTCCTCACAATGATTATTTCTTATCCAAATTCTGACGAAAcattatctttgaaatatctcGAGGATAACGTGCATCCAGATGGCAAGATCTCCATTTACTTCGACGCAGATTTGATACTAAGACTATGCAACAGGTTTAAACGCATTGAGAGCATGGTCCAGTTGTATTCTATGTTGgatcaatatcaaaatgCAATCCAACTGGCTTTAGACAATGACTTACTATGGAAATCTACTCAGATAGCTGAGAAACaggatattgatgataAGCTAAGGAAGAAACTATGGCTCCAAATTAGTCGCAAGATGATATTCAACATTATTAGTAATAGAAAGTTCCAGACAGACTTGATCACCTACGATACGGACGAGATAGGagagaagatcaaaaagacGTTGAGCTTCTTGTTAGGCAAGTGTGATATGTTGACGATTAAAGATCTTTTACCATTATTTCCCGATTTCGTTGTAattgacaatttcaagaaggagattgTGCAATCGTTGGAGGACTATTCCAAAGAGATGAAGCTATTATCTCAAGAAATGGACGAATCAGCTGATATTTCCGAAACCATCAAGAAAGAGTTGGCGGAGTTTAAGAATGACAGTTTCCAGATTATAGAGCCTAAAGAGTCTTGTTCGGTGTGCAACCGCATACTGATTACCAGGAAATTCATGATCTTCCCTTGCGGTCACTCGTTCCACCAGGATTGTCTGGTAGCTTCTATATTGGAGAGCAACGACtacaaattgaagagtcAGATTAGTAGTATTGAGAAACGGATGAGCTCAAAGAGAGAGAGCAGGGCTGAATTGAGAGAGGAGATCGACAAGCTTCTAAGCGGGAAATGCTGTCTGTGCAGTGATCTCAAGATTAATAGCATTGAAGATCCATTTATAAGTGTATCCGATAAAGATGATTGGCAGTTGTAG
- a CDS encoding Putative xylose and arabinose reductase: MSRYLQLNNGNKIPHIGFGTWELGRSQAANVVYHALKAGFRLIDTAYLYRNEKEVGEGIERWLDEDPENNKRSDVFYTTKLWDSQFGYENAKRSIQRAIDQVPGLEYIDLLLMHSPNGGPKVRKETYQAMQEAVDQGIVKQLGVSSWGEAHIKELFSWDGLKYKPVVNQVELSPWCMRERLVDFCHKNEILTEAYSPLARGGRFNEQVVKSIAKNKGVTPAQVLLRWSIQKGHIPIPKTQTIGRLPENIDVFGFELNDQEIGQLDHPNAHDPTDWDVVNVP; the protein is encoded by the coding sequence ATGTCAAGGtatcttcaattgaataACGGAAACAAAATCCCTCACATTGGGTTTGGAACCTGGGAATTGGGCAGATCTCAAGCTGCCAATGTTGTCTATCATGCACTTAAGGCTGGATTTCGCCTAATCGACACCGCTTATCTTTATCgcaatgaaaaagaagtcGGGGAAGGAATTGAACGGTGGTTGGATGAGGATCCAGAAAATAACAAACGATCTGACGTTTTTTACACCACCAAGCTTTGGGATTCCCAGTTTGGGTACGAAAATGCAAAGAGGTCTATCCAGAGAGCCATCGACCAGGTGCCGGGATTGGAGTATATTGACTTGCTGTTGATGCATTCACCTAATGGGGGACCTAAGGTACGTAAAGAGACCTACCAGGCGATGCAAGAAGCTGTTGATCAGGGAATTGTGAAGCAATTAGGGGTGTCCTCCTGGGGAGAAGCTCATATAAAAGAGTTATTTTCGTGGGATGGGTTGAAATACAAACCAGTTGTAAATCAAGTTGAACTATCACCTTGGTGTATGAGGGAACGTCTAGTCGATTTCTGCCATAAGAATGAGATTCTGACTGAGGCTTACTCACCATTGGCTCGTGGAGGTCGTTTCAACGAACAGGTTGTGAAGtcaattgcaaagaacAAAGGAGTTACTCCAGCTCAAGTACTACTAAGATGGTCGATTCAAAAAGGACATATTCCTATCCCCAAGACCCAAACTATAGGGAGACTCCCTGAGAAcattgatgtttttggtttcgAACTAAATGACCAGGAAATTGGTCAATTAGACCATCCCAACGCGCACGATCCTACTGATTGGGATGTCGTCAATGTTCCTTAA